From a single Salvelinus namaycush isolate Seneca chromosome 14, SaNama_1.0, whole genome shotgun sequence genomic region:
- the LOC120058956 gene encoding probable G-protein coupled receptor 173, with the protein MANGNESSEGLGGPMAAVVATTGGMAVGGPSSVVSTYIKLVLLGLIICISLVGNLVVSLLVLRDRALHKAPYYFLLDLCLADTIRSAVCFPFVLVSIKNGSAWTYSVLSCKVVAFMAVLFCFHAAFMLFCISVTRYMAIAHHRFYSKRMTFWTCVAVVCMVWTLSVAMAFPPVFDVGTYKFIREEDQCIFEHRYFKANDTLGFMLMLAVLILATHVVYMKLLLFEYKHRKMKPVQMVPAISQNWTFHGPGATGQAAANWIAGFGRGPMPPTLLGIRQNLHNQNRRLLGMEEFKAEKQLGRMFYVITLLFLVLWSPYIVACYWRVFVKACTIPHRYLSTTVWMSFAQAGVNPIVCFFLNKDLKKGLLAHLPACCRTKPHLPREPYFVM; encoded by the coding sequence ATGGCCAATGGCAACGAGAGCAGCGAGGGGCTTGGCGGTCCCATGGCTGCAGTGGTGGCCACGACGGGAGGAATGGCAGTCGGGGGCCCATCGTCGGTCGTGTCCACATACATCAAACTGGTCCTACTGGGTCTGATCATCTGCATCAGCCTGGTGGGCAACCTGGTGGTGTCTCTGCTGGTCCTCAGGGACCGGGCCCTGCACAAGGCCCCCTACTACTTCCTGTTGGACCTGTGCCTGGCCGACACCATCCGCTCGGCTGTCTGCTTCCCCTTCGTGCTGGTGTCCATTAAGAACGGCTCGGCCTGGACCTACAGCGTGCTCAGCTGCAAGGTGGTGGCCTTCATGGCCGTGCTCTTCTGCTTCCATGCCGCCTTCATGCTCTTTTGCATCAGCGTGACACGTTACATGGCCATCGCCCACCACCGCTTCTACTCCAAGCGCATGACCTTCTGGACGTGCGTGGCGGTGGTGTGCATGGTGTGGACGCTGTCAGTGGCCATGGCCTTCCCACCCGTCTTTGATGTGGGCACCTACAAGTTCATCCGCGAGGAGGACCAGTGCATCTTCGAGCACCGCTACTTTAAGGCAAACGACACACTGGGCTTTATGCTGATGCTGGCCGTGCTGATCCTGGCCACGCACGTGGTCTACATGAAGCTGCTGCTCTTCGAGTACAAGCACCGCAAGATGAAGCCTGTCCAGATGGTGCCAGCCATCAGCCAAAACTGGACCTTCCACGGGCCCGGCGCTACTGGCCAGGCGGCAGCCAACTGGATCGCAGGCTTCGGCCGGGGCCCCATGCCACCCACCCTGCTGGGCATCCGGCAGAACTTGCACAACCAGAACCGGCGCCTGCTGGGCATGGAGGAGTTCAAGGCAGAGAAGCAGCTTGGCAGGATGTTCTACGTGATCACCCTGTTGTTCCTGGTGCTGTGGTCGCCCTACATAGTGGCCTGCTACTGGCGGGTGTTTGTCAAGGCCTGCACTATACCGCACAGATACCTCTCCACCACCGTATGGATGAGCTTTGCCCAAGCAGGGGTCAACCCCATCGTCTGCTTCTTCCTCAACAAGGACCTGAAGAAGGGGCTCCTGGCCCACCTGCCAGCCTGCTGTAGGACTAAACCTCATCTGCCCCGAGAGCCTTACTTTGTCATGTGA